One genomic window of Acidobacteriota bacterium includes the following:
- the bcp gene encoding thioredoxin-dependent thiol peroxidase, giving the protein MSEKRLKEGDKAPDFKATTDEGRELSLSDLRGKRVVLYFYPRDNTSGCTKQACALRDAYPEIEEKNAVVLGVSPDSQSSHAKFRDKYDLPFRLLVDDDHSIAQAYGVWAEKSMYGRKFMGILRSQFVIDEEGTVVEARYRISPKDSAPKAVAALA; this is encoded by the coding sequence ATGAGCGAGAAGAGACTCAAAGAAGGCGACAAGGCCCCTGACTTCAAGGCCACCACCGATGAGGGCCGGGAACTGAGCCTGTCCGACCTGCGGGGAAAACGCGTGGTGCTTTACTTCTATCCGCGCGACAACACCTCGGGATGCACCAAACAGGCCTGCGCACTGCGCGATGCCTACCCTGAAATCGAAGAGAAAAACGCAGTGGTGCTGGGGGTCAGTCCCGACTCGCAATCCTCTCACGCCAAATTCAGGGACAAGTACGACCTTCCCTTCAGGCTGCTGGTCGATGACGACCATTCCATTGCCCAAGCCTATGGAGTGTGGGCCGAGAAGTCGATGTACGGGCGCAAGTTCATGGGAATCCTGCGCAGCCAGTTCGTCATCGACGAAGAAGGAACCGTCGTGGAGGCGCGCTACAGAATCAGTCCTAAGGATAGCGCCCCTAAGGCCGTGGCGGCGCTGGCTTGA
- a CDS encoding FliA/WhiG family RNA polymerase sigma factor, which yields MVVLNRALKGHLSFGPGAAGSCWNERVSRHLPQVRLIARSVAVRYRPDLEPDELVSAGFLGLVDALEKFDQSKGIQFKTYAEFRIRGAILDRLRKLDPLPKWLRQKGKEIERTRRRLEQLRGRTVRQEEVAGEMGMDVSELQGLVQRLAARNVSLCDEDSQSDDDSVSESQLVSSRPTPFHECYAGQVREILEREISKLPEREQLVLSLRYHDELSMREIGDILGLHQSRISQLHNKALRKMRELLPKSLSSATFPAATA from the coding sequence ATGGTAGTTCTGAACAGGGCGTTAAAGGGGCATCTCTCATTTGGGCCTGGGGCGGCCGGCTCTTGCTGGAATGAGCGGGTCAGCCGTCACCTGCCCCAGGTGCGCTTGATCGCCCGCTCCGTGGCCGTCCGCTACCGTCCCGACCTTGAACCGGACGAACTCGTCAGCGCCGGCTTCCTGGGCCTGGTCGACGCCCTGGAAAAGTTCGACCAGAGCAAGGGGATCCAGTTCAAGACCTACGCCGAGTTCCGCATACGGGGCGCCATTCTCGACCGATTGCGCAAGTTGGATCCGCTTCCCAAGTGGCTGCGCCAGAAGGGCAAGGAGATCGAACGAACCCGCCGTCGCCTGGAGCAGCTCCGGGGCCGGACCGTGAGGCAGGAGGAAGTTGCGGGCGAGATGGGGATGGATGTGTCCGAGTTGCAGGGCCTGGTGCAAAGGCTGGCGGCGCGCAACGTGTCCCTTTGTGATGAGGACTCCCAGTCCGACGACGACAGCGTCAGCGAGAGTCAACTGGTCAGCAGCCGGCCCACGCCTTTTCACGAGTGCTATGCAGGTCAGGTGAGGGAGATCCTCGAGCGCGAGATCTCAAAGCTTCCGGAGCGGGAGCAATTGGTTCTTTCTTTGCGCTATCACGACGAGTTGTCGATGAGAGAGATCGGCGATATTTTGGGGCTCCACCAGTCGCGCATCTCGCAGCTTCACAACAAGGCTCTGCGCAAGATGCGTGAACTTTTGCCCAAATCCTTGAGTTCGGCGACTTTTCCCGCGGCGACGGCCTAG